A region from the Variovorax sp. RKNM96 genome encodes:
- a CDS encoding non-ribosomal peptide synthetase, translating to METTATRRIAERFSRLPTEQRRVVYQGIRSKGLTLDQFPILARESETPGRCHVSYAQLRQWFLWQLDPTSTAYHISDALQLSGALEVDAVRASFEALVARHESLRTVFRADADGLAEQVIGEDGEFDFSLVDLSLADAGQRDAMAREAAQRIGGTPFDLTQGPLLRVGLIRLAPETHVLMLVMHHIVSDGWSLQIIVDEFVAQYRARVRGEAPALALAPLPIQYADYAVWQRHWLEAGEQDRQLSYWKTQLGETQPVLQLPLARLRKADARYTAVAHRVELPASLVQGLQKQAQAQGVTLFMVLLVGFQALLRRYSGQEDIRVGVPIANRHRVETESVIGFFVNTQVLRSVADERTSLLQLLAQAREASLGAQMHQDLPFEQLVEALQPERIAGVHPLFQVMFNHQRSDFSGLKGLSGLTLEPYDLGPQAAQFELMLLTDESPDGRLHAKFSYAAELFDASTIARMATHYLAVLQALADRPEQAIGEVVLLGEAERAQLAAWGTNPQGHPDATPVHRLIEQQVSRHPDAEALVFGEQTLSYGELSARANRLAHHLIALGVKPETKVGIAVERSIEMVVGLLAILKAGGAYVPLDPEYPAERLAYMVADSGVALLLTQSHLSVPGIEGLQVLSLDTLALDDQPAHDPQVALHDENLAYIIYTSGSTGRPKGAANRHRALHNRLAWMQAAYGLDSTDTVLQKTPFSFDVSVWEFFWPLMTGARLVLANPGDHRDPSRLVALIREHRISTLHFVPSMLQAFLAHEGVEACESLERIVCSGEALPAEAQNAVFQRLPRARLYNLYGPTEAAIDVTHWQCRADGRSQVPIGRPIDGLKTCVLDAALGLVPEGVAGELYLGGVGLGRGYLDRAGLTAERFVADPFDDEGGRLYRTGDLVRWNSEGQLEYLGRIDHQVKVRGFRIELGEIEAQLLAQVEVREAVVVANEGPAGARLVAYVSANAGHVIDIAELKSKLGQALPDYMVPSAIVVLEGLPLNANGKVDRKALPAAEFTSERAYEAPEGEVEEKLAAIWAEMLGVPRVGRNDNFFELGGHSLLALRLLERMRAQGWTTQVRTLFQNPQLGAFAEALAVEPVRREVVVPPNGIPADCIAIQPEMLTLVKLDARQISRIEAAVPGGAANIQDIYPLVPMQEGMLFHHLLQADGDAYVTEHGMGFDSRERLERFIASFNEVIARHDILRTAVLWEELDEPVQVVYRKAELALQWLDIPEDSQGLDALGRLNAFAGPDHHRIDVRTAPMLKATAVHDVSNGRWLLQVLSHHLIDDNTTLRMIGEEIAQIQQGQAHTLPEPVPFRRFVAQARLGVSQAEHEAFFRQMLGDVQEPTAPFELLDVQGNGDEIDEVRLSLDSGFARALRRQAQRHGVSAASLFHLAWALVLARTTGRQDVVFGTVLFGRMSGDAHAERAIGMFVNTLPLRVRVDAQSVAQCLRQTHAALSALMHHEHASLALAQRCSALPVATPLFSALLNYRHVPQRDEAAESGALHGMAMLSEKERTNFPFTMSINDVGDEFVLIAQISRQVDAQRMCDFMRTAVHGIVEALSTRPGQAVCEVVLLGDAERAQLAAWGSKPQSHSGATPVHRLIEQQAAQQPDAVALVFGDQTLSYGELNARANRLAHHLIALGVQPETKVGIAVERSIEMMVGLLGILKAGGAYVPLDPEYPVDRLAYMVADSGVTLLLTQSHLSSLIPGAEGLQVLSLDTLALDDQPAHDPQVALHGENLAYVIYTSGSTGRPKGAQLCHRNVTRLLAATDAWFHFGRHDTWTLFHSYAFDFSVWEIFGALCTGGKLVIVPFWVSRSPEDFLQLLRDQQVTVLNQTPSAFGQLASLPQTYQERLALRVVIFGGEALDPQRLRQWIEHHGDESPHLVNMYGITETTVHVTYRRITAADIGQQRSPVGLAIPDLGLRVLDAQMNAVPIGVVGELHVFGAGLARGYLHRAGLTSERFVAGPDGERLYRTGDLVRWNSEGQLEYLGRIDHQVKVRGFRIELGEIEAQLLAQVEVREAVVVANEGPAGTRLVGYVSAHAGQVIDIADLKAKLGQALPDYMVPSAIVVLEGLPLNANGKVDRKALPAAEFTSERAYEAPEGEVEEKLAAIWADVLGVTRVGRNDNFFELGGHSLLALRLLERMRAQGWTTQVRTLFQQPELGAFAQALAVEPVRREVVVPLNGIPADCKAIQPEMLTLVDLDARQIARIEAAVPGGAANIQDIYPLVPMQEGMLFHHLLQAEGDAYITLNCVAFDSRERLERFIASFNEVIARHDILRTAVLWEELDEPVQVVYRKAELTLQWVDVARGEDALARLNAFVDPGHYRIDVRTAPMLRAVAVHDAANVRWLLQIPQHHMGVDHTTLELIVKEIALIQQGLRQALPEAVPFRRFVGQAKLGMGRAEHEAFFRKMLGDVQEPTAPFNLLDVQGDGTQVREARRALEPALALQVRREAQRHGVSAATLFHLAWALVVSRTTGKDDVVFGTVLLGRMQAGAHAEQALGMFINTLPLRAKLGPRSVAQCLRQMHQSLSGLMHHEHASLSLAQRCSGVPERTPLFTALLNYRYSAAGDDAAQAPAWEGMQILDRQERTNYPFDLSVDDLGESFVLSAQVDAALDPERVCGLMYAATEAIVQALSTQPERRICEIEVLPDQEKRVLLSWGAGEASEEVDAPPMDTHAVHRLVERQALASPDAVALVSQGTRLSYREVNARANRLAHRLIALGVKPEAKVGIALARSAEMFIGLLAILKAGGAYVALDPEYPSERLAYMVADSGVRLVLTRSDAGLGERLAKVPGLVQLALDGIDNEADSHPATNPDVPLHGEHLAYVIYTSGSTGRAKGVSVTHGPLSMHMRSIVRRYGYGPGDRLLQFASISFDASAEQWLAPWTVGASVVVAAAGRQSPQELLALARASRVNVLYFAPAYLRHIAQAALDEKAEPLAVRLCIAGGEAWSQADFRAACEAFAPEQLHNAYGPTECVITPCAWSAGVDVQGAWPYAPIGRVVGNRKALVLGADMEPVPLGAMGELYLGGEGLARGYLDRASLTAERFVADPFDDRGGRLYRTGDLVRWNSEGQLEYLGRIDHQVKVRGFRIELGEIEAQLLAQPEVREAVVVANEGPAGTRLVGYVSAHAGQAIDTAALKDTLARALPEYMVPSLLVVLEALPLSPNGKVERKALPQPELAQQQAYEAPEGEVEEKLAAIWADVLGVARVGRHDNFFEIGGHSLAVLQVQTKTQVEFAVQLPLRTYFERPSLAAIGEAVRDARSAGADDEVAELDQMASLLEALED from the coding sequence ATGGAAACAACCGCGACCCGTCGCATTGCAGAGCGCTTCTCCCGGTTGCCCACCGAACAGCGTCGTGTCGTGTATCAGGGGATTCGTTCGAAGGGGCTGACGCTCGACCAGTTTCCGATCCTCGCGCGCGAGAGCGAGACCCCGGGCCGCTGCCATGTGTCCTATGCACAGCTGCGCCAGTGGTTCCTGTGGCAGCTCGACCCGACGAGCACGGCCTATCACATCAGCGATGCGCTGCAGCTCAGCGGTGCGCTGGAAGTGGACGCGGTGCGCGCGAGCTTCGAAGCGCTGGTGGCGCGCCATGAGTCGCTGCGCACGGTATTCCGCGCCGACGCCGACGGCCTCGCCGAACAGGTGATCGGCGAGGACGGCGAATTCGACTTCTCGCTGGTGGACCTGAGCCTGGCGGATGCCGGCCAGCGCGACGCGATGGCGCGCGAAGCGGCGCAGCGCATCGGCGGCACGCCCTTCGACCTGACGCAGGGCCCGCTCCTGCGCGTGGGCTTGATCCGTCTCGCACCCGAAACGCATGTGCTCATGCTGGTGATGCACCACATCGTGTCGGACGGCTGGTCGCTGCAGATCATCGTGGACGAGTTCGTGGCGCAGTACCGCGCCCGCGTGCGGGGCGAGGCGCCGGCGCTGGCGCTGGCGCCATTGCCGATCCAGTACGCCGACTACGCGGTGTGGCAACGGCACTGGCTGGAGGCCGGTGAACAGGACCGCCAGCTCTCCTACTGGAAGACGCAGCTCGGCGAGACGCAGCCGGTGCTGCAGTTGCCGCTGGCCCGGCTGCGCAAGGCCGATGCCCGCTACACCGCCGTCGCCCATCGGGTCGAGCTGCCCGCGTCGCTGGTCCAGGGTCTGCAGAAGCAGGCGCAGGCCCAGGGCGTCACGCTGTTCATGGTGCTGTTGGTCGGCTTCCAGGCGCTGCTCCGCCGCTACAGCGGCCAGGAAGACATCCGCGTGGGCGTGCCGATCGCGAACCGCCACCGCGTGGAGACCGAGAGCGTCATCGGCTTCTTCGTCAACACCCAGGTGCTGCGCAGCGTGGCGGACGAGCGCACCAGCCTGTTGCAACTGCTGGCACAGGCCCGCGAAGCGTCGCTGGGCGCGCAGATGCACCAGGACCTGCCGTTCGAGCAATTGGTCGAGGCCCTGCAGCCCGAGCGCATCGCCGGCGTTCATCCGTTGTTCCAGGTGATGTTCAATCACCAGCGCAGCGATTTCTCGGGGTTGAAGGGCCTTTCGGGCCTCACGCTCGAACCCTATGACCTGGGTCCCCAGGCCGCGCAGTTCGAACTGATGCTGCTCACCGACGAAAGCCCCGATGGCCGGCTGCATGCGAAGTTCAGCTACGCGGCGGAGCTGTTCGATGCCTCGACCATCGCGCGCATGGCGACGCACTACCTGGCCGTGCTGCAGGCCCTGGCGGACCGTCCGGAACAGGCAATCGGCGAGGTGGTGTTGCTGGGCGAAGCCGAGCGCGCACAACTCGCGGCGTGGGGCACGAACCCGCAAGGCCATCCCGATGCGACGCCGGTGCATCGCCTGATCGAGCAGCAGGTGTCGCGGCACCCCGATGCCGAGGCACTGGTTTTCGGAGAGCAGACGCTGAGCTACGGCGAACTCAGTGCAAGAGCGAACCGCCTGGCCCACCATCTGATCGCGCTGGGCGTGAAGCCCGAGACCAAGGTCGGCATCGCGGTGGAGCGCTCCATCGAGATGGTCGTGGGCTTGCTGGCCATCCTGAAGGCCGGCGGCGCTTACGTGCCGTTGGACCCAGAGTACCCGGCCGAGCGGCTGGCCTACATGGTGGCCGACAGCGGCGTGGCGCTGCTGCTCACTCAGAGCCACCTGAGCGTGCCTGGCATCGAGGGCCTGCAGGTGCTGTCGCTGGACACGCTGGCGCTCGACGACCAGCCCGCGCACGACCCACAGGTCGCGCTGCACGACGAGAACCTCGCCTACATCATCTACACCTCCGGCTCCACCGGCCGCCCCAAGGGCGCAGCCAACCGGCACCGTGCGCTGCACAACCGGCTGGCCTGGATGCAGGCGGCCTATGGCCTGGACAGCACCGACACCGTGCTGCAGAAGACGCCGTTCAGCTTCGACGTCTCGGTGTGGGAGTTCTTCTGGCCGCTGATGACCGGCGCGCGCCTGGTGCTCGCCAATCCGGGCGACCACCGCGATCCGTCGCGGCTGGTGGCGCTGATTCGCGAGCACCGCATCAGCACGCTGCACTTCGTGCCGTCGATGCTGCAGGCCTTCCTGGCGCACGAAGGCGTCGAGGCCTGCGAGAGCCTGGAACGCATCGTCTGCAGCGGCGAGGCCTTGCCGGCCGAAGCGCAGAACGCGGTGTTCCAGCGGCTGCCGCGTGCGCGCCTTTACAACCTCTATGGCCCGACCGAGGCGGCGATCGACGTGACGCACTGGCAGTGCCGTGCGGACGGCCGCAGCCAGGTGCCGATCGGCCGCCCCATCGATGGCCTGAAGACCTGCGTGCTCGATGCCGCACTGGGCCTTGTGCCCGAGGGCGTGGCTGGCGAGCTGTACCTGGGGGGTGTCGGCCTGGGGCGCGGCTACCTCGATCGCGCGGGGCTGACGGCCGAGCGCTTCGTGGCTGATCCGTTCGACGACGAGGGCGGACGGCTGTACCGCACGGGCGACCTGGTGCGCTGGAACTCGGAAGGCCAGCTGGAGTATCTGGGCCGCATCGACCACCAGGTGAAGGTGCGGGGCTTCCGCATCGAGCTGGGGGAGATCGAGGCGCAGTTGCTCGCACAAGTTGAAGTGCGCGAGGCGGTGGTGGTGGCCAACGAAGGCCCCGCCGGCGCGCGGCTGGTGGCCTATGTGTCGGCAAACGCCGGTCATGTGATCGACATTGCCGAACTGAAAAGCAAGTTGGGTCAGGCGCTGCCCGATTACATGGTGCCCTCGGCCATCGTTGTGCTCGAAGGCCTGCCGCTGAACGCCAACGGTAAGGTGGACCGCAAGGCCCTGCCGGCGGCCGAGTTCACGAGCGAGCGTGCGTACGAGGCGCCCGAAGGCGAGGTCGAAGAGAAGCTTGCCGCGATCTGGGCCGAGATGCTGGGCGTACCCCGTGTGGGCCGCAACGACAACTTCTTCGAGCTGGGCGGCCACTCGCTGCTGGCGCTGCGGCTGCTCGAGCGCATGCGCGCCCAGGGCTGGACGACGCAGGTACGCACGCTGTTCCAGAACCCTCAGCTCGGTGCCTTCGCAGAGGCGCTGGCGGTGGAGCCTGTGCGTCGCGAAGTGGTGGTACCGCCCAACGGCATTCCGGCGGATTGCATCGCAATCCAGCCCGAGATGCTGACGCTGGTGAAGCTCGATGCGCGGCAGATCTCCCGCATCGAGGCGGCGGTGCCTGGCGGCGCGGCCAACATCCAGGACATCTACCCGCTGGTGCCGATGCAGGAGGGCATGCTGTTCCATCACCTGCTGCAGGCCGATGGCGACGCGTACGTCACCGAGCACGGGATGGGCTTTGACAGCCGCGAGCGGCTGGAGCGCTTCATCGCGAGCTTTAACGAGGTGATCGCGCGCCACGACATCCTTCGCACGGCGGTGCTGTGGGAAGAACTCGACGAGCCGGTGCAGGTGGTGTATCGCAAGGCCGAACTCGCGCTGCAATGGCTGGATATTCCCGAAGACTCGCAGGGACTCGACGCGCTGGGCCGGCTCAACGCCTTCGCGGGGCCGGACCACCATCGCATCGACGTGCGCACGGCGCCGATGCTCAAGGCGACGGCGGTTCACGATGTGTCCAACGGGCGCTGGCTGCTGCAGGTGCTCAGCCATCACCTGATCGACGACAACACCACGCTGCGGATGATCGGCGAGGAAATCGCGCAGATCCAGCAAGGCCAGGCGCATACGCTGCCCGAACCCGTGCCCTTCCGCCGCTTCGTGGCGCAGGCCAGGCTGGGCGTGAGCCAGGCCGAGCACGAGGCCTTCTTCCGCCAGATGCTGGGCGACGTGCAGGAGCCGACGGCCCCCTTCGAACTGCTCGACGTGCAGGGCAACGGCGACGAAATCGACGAGGTCAGGCTGTCCCTGGACAGTGGCTTCGCGCGAGCGCTGAGGCGGCAGGCGCAGCGCCACGGCGTGAGCGCGGCGTCGCTGTTCCACCTGGCCTGGGCCCTGGTGCTGGCCCGCACGACCGGCCGGCAGGACGTGGTCTTCGGCACCGTGCTGTTCGGCCGCATGAGTGGCGATGCCCATGCCGAACGGGCCATCGGCATGTTCGTCAACACGCTGCCGCTGCGCGTGCGCGTGGATGCGCAGAGCGTCGCGCAATGCCTGCGCCAGACGCACGCCGCCCTGAGTGCGTTGATGCACCACGAGCACGCGAGCCTGGCACTGGCGCAGCGCTGCAGTGCGCTGCCGGTCGCCACGCCGCTGTTCTCGGCGTTGCTCAACTACCGCCACGTCCCGCAACGCGACGAGGCGGCGGAATCCGGCGCCCTGCATGGCATGGCGATGCTGAGCGAGAAGGAGCGCACGAACTTCCCGTTCACGATGTCGATCAACGATGTCGGCGACGAATTCGTGCTGATCGCGCAGATCAGCCGGCAGGTCGATGCGCAGCGCATGTGCGATTTCATGCGCACTGCGGTCCACGGGATCGTCGAGGCCCTGTCCACGCGCCCCGGGCAGGCGGTGTGCGAGGTGGTGCTGCTGGGCGACGCCGAACGCGCACAGCTCGCGGCCTGGGGCTCGAAGCCGCAGAGCCATTCCGGCGCGACGCCGGTGCATCGCCTGATCGAGCAGCAGGCTGCGCAGCAGCCCGATGCCGTGGCGCTGGTCTTCGGCGACCAGACGCTGAGCTATGGCGAACTCAATGCGCGCGCCAATCGCCTGGCGCACCATCTGATCGCCTTGGGCGTGCAGCCCGAGACCAAGGTCGGCATCGCAGTGGAGCGCTCCATCGAGATGATGGTGGGCCTGCTGGGCATCCTGAAGGCCGGTGGCGCCTATGTGCCGCTGGATCCCGAATATCCGGTGGACCGGCTGGCCTACATGGTGGCCGACAGCGGCGTGACGCTGCTGCTGACGCAGAGCCACCTGAGTTCGTTGATCCCGGGCGCCGAAGGGCTGCAGGTGCTGTCGCTCGACACGCTGGCGCTCGACGACCAGCCTGCGCACGACCCGCAGGTCGCACTGCACGGCGAGAACCTCGCCTACGTCATCTACACCTCCGGCTCCACCGGCAGGCCCAAGGGCGCGCAGCTGTGCCATCGCAACGTGACGCGGCTGCTCGCCGCGACCGATGCCTGGTTCCATTTCGGCCGGCATGACACCTGGACCCTGTTCCATTCCTACGCCTTCGATTTCTCGGTGTGGGAAATCTTCGGTGCGCTGTGCACCGGCGGCAAGCTGGTCATCGTGCCCTTCTGGGTCAGCCGCTCGCCCGAGGATTTCCTGCAACTGCTGCGCGATCAGCAGGTGACGGTGCTCAACCAGACGCCTTCGGCCTTCGGCCAACTGGCCAGCCTGCCGCAGACCTACCAGGAGCGGCTGGCGCTGCGCGTGGTGATCTTCGGCGGCGAGGCGCTCGACCCGCAGCGGCTGCGCCAGTGGATCGAACACCACGGCGACGAAAGCCCGCACCTGGTCAACATGTACGGCATCACCGAGACCACGGTGCACGTGACCTACCGCCGGATCACCGCGGCCGACATCGGCCAGCAGCGCAGTCCTGTGGGCCTCGCGATTCCGGACCTCGGGCTGCGCGTGCTCGATGCGCAGATGAATGCGGTGCCGATCGGCGTGGTTGGCGAACTGCATGTCTTCGGCGCCGGCCTCGCGCGCGGTTATCTGCATCGGGCAGGCCTCACGTCGGAGCGCTTCGTCGCGGGGCCGGACGGCGAGCGGCTGTACCGCACCGGTGACCTCGTGCGCTGGAACTCGGAAGGTCAACTGGAGTACCTGGGCCGCATCGACCACCAGGTGAAGGTGCGGGGCTTCCGCATCGAGCTGGGAGAGATCGAGGCGCAACTGCTGGCACAAGTGGAAGTGCGCGAAGCGGTGGTGGTGGCCAACGAAGGCCCCGCTGGCACGCGGCTGGTGGGCTATGTGTCGGCGCATGCCGGCCAGGTCATCGACATCGCCGACTTGAAAGCCAAGCTGGGCCAGGCACTGCCTGATTACATGGTGCCGTCGGCGATCGTGGTGCTCGAAGGCTTGCCGCTGAATGCCAACGGCAAGGTGGACCGCAAGGCATTGCCGGCGGCGGAGTTCACGAGCGAGCGAGCTTACGAGGCGCCCGAAGGCGAGGTCGAAGAGAAGCTGGCCGCGATCTGGGCCGATGTGCTGGGCGTGACACGCGTAGGTCGCAACGACAACTTCTTCGAACTGGGAGGCCATTCGCTGCTGGCGCTGCGGCTGCTCGAGCGCATGCGCGCACAAGGCTGGACGACGCAGGTGCGCACGCTGTTCCAACAGCCCGAACTGGGCGCCTTCGCACAGGCGCTGGCGGTGGAGCCGGTGCGCCGCGAGGTGGTGGTGCCACTCAACGGCATTCCGGCGGATTGCAAGGCGATCCAGCCGGAGATGCTGACGCTGGTCGATCTCGACGCACGGCAGATCGCGCGCATCGAGGCGGCGGTGCCGGGCGGCGCAGCCAACATCCAGGACATCTACCCGCTGGTGCCGATGCAGGAAGGCATGCTGTTCCATCACCTGCTGCAGGCCGAGGGCGATGCCTACATCACGCTCAACTGCGTGGCCTTCGACAGTCGCGAGCGGCTGGAGCGCTTCATCGCGAGCTTCAACGAGGTGATCGCGCGCCACGACATCCTGCGCACAGCCGTGCTGTGGGAAGAACTCGACGAGCCGGTGCAGGTGGTGTATCGCAAGGCCGAGCTCACGCTGCAATGGGTGGACGTGGCGCGGGGCGAGGATGCGCTGGCCCGGCTCAACGCCTTCGTGGACCCGGGCCACTACCGCATCGACGTGCGCACGGCACCGATGCTGCGCGCGGTGGCGGTCCACGATGCGGCCAACGTGCGCTGGCTGCTGCAGATCCCGCAGCACCACATGGGCGTGGACCACACGACGCTGGAGCTGATCGTCAAGGAGATCGCGCTGATCCAGCAAGGCCTGCGGCAGGCGCTGCCAGAGGCGGTGCCGTTCCGGCGCTTCGTGGGGCAGGCGAAGCTCGGCATGGGCCGGGCCGAGCACGAGGCCTTCTTCCGCAAGATGCTGGGCGATGTGCAGGAGCCGACGGCGCCCTTCAACTTGCTCGACGTGCAGGGCGACGGCACGCAGGTCCGCGAGGCGCGGCGCGCGCTCGAACCCGCATTGGCGCTGCAGGTGCGGCGCGAGGCGCAGCGGCATGGCGTGAGCGCGGCGACGCTGTTCCACCTGGCCTGGGCGCTGGTGGTCAGCCGCACCACCGGCAAGGACGACGTGGTGTTCGGCACCGTGCTGCTCGGTCGCATGCAGGCAGGTGCCCATGCCGAGCAGGCACTGGGCATGTTCATCAACACGCTGCCGCTGCGTGCGAAGCTGGGGCCGCGCAGCGTGGCGCAGTGCCTGCGCCAGATGCACCAGAGCCTGAGCGGCCTGATGCACCACGAGCACGCCAGCCTGTCGCTGGCGCAGCGCTGCAGCGGCGTGCCGGAAAGAACGCCGCTGTTCACCGCGCTGCTGAACTACCGCTACAGCGCCGCCGGGGACGATGCGGCGCAAGCGCCAGCCTGGGAAGGCATGCAGATCCTCGACCGGCAGGAGCGCACCAACTACCCCTTCGATCTGTCGGTGGACGACCTGGGCGAAAGCTTTGTGCTGTCGGCCCAGGTCGATGCGGCGCTGGACCCCGAGCGGGTGTGCGGGCTGATGTATGCGGCCACCGAGGCGATCGTGCAGGCGCTGTCGACGCAACCCGAGCGGCGGATCTGCGAGATCGAGGTGCTGCCCGACCAGGAGAAGCGCGTGCTGCTGTCTTGGGGTGCAGGCGAAGCGTCGGAAGAGGTGGACGCGCCGCCGATGGACACGCACGCGGTGCACCGCCTCGTGGAGCGCCAGGCGCTGGCGAGCCCGGATGCCGTGGCGCTGGTGTCGCAGGGCACGAGGCTGAGCTACCGCGAAGTCAACGCGCGCGCCAATCGCCTGGCGCACCGGCTGATCGCGCTGGGCGTGAAGCCCGAGGCCAAGGTGGGCATCGCGCTGGCGCGCAGCGCCGAGATGTTCATCGGGCTGCTGGCGATCCTGAAGGCCGGTGGCGCCTACGTCGCGCTGGACCCCGAGTACCCGTCCGAGCGACTGGCCTACATGGTGGCCGACAGCGGCGTGCGGCTTGTGCTGACGCGTTCCGACGCCGGCCTCGGCGAGCGGCTGGCAAAGGTGCCGGGCCTGGTGCAGCTCGCGCTCGACGGCATCGACAACGAGGCCGACAGCCATCCCGCGACCAATCCCGACGTGCCGCTGCACGGCGAGCATCTCGCCTACGTCATCTACACCTCGGGCTCCACCGGGCGCGCCAAGGGCGTGTCCGTCACGCACGGTCCGCTGTCGATGCACATGCGCAGCATCGTGCGCCGCTACGGCTACGGCCCGGGCGACCGGCTGCTGCAGTTCGCCTCGATCAGCTTCGACGCCTCGGCCGAACAGTGGCTCGCGCCTTGGACGGTGGGCGCGTCGGTGGTGGTTGCCGCGGCCGGCCGGCAGTCGCCGCAGGAACTGCTCGCGCTGGCGCGTGCCAGCCGCGTGAACGTGCTGTATTTCGCGCCTGCGTACCTGCGCCACATCGCGCAGGCCGCGCTGGACGAGAAGGCCGAGCCGCTGGCCGTGCGCCTGTGCATCGCCGGCGGGGAAGCCTGGAGCCAGGCCGACTTCCGTGCCGCCTGCGAGGCCTTTGCGCCCGAGCAGCTGCACAACGCCTACGGGCCCACCGAATGCGTGATCACGCCCTGCGCATGGAGCGCGGGCGTGGATGTGCAGGGGGCCTGGCCTTACGCCCCGATCGGGCGCGTCGTGGGGAATCGCAAGGCGCTTGTCCTGGGGGCCGACATGGAGCCCGTGCCTCTGGGTGCGATGGGCGAGCTGTACCTCGGCGGCGAAGGCCTGGCGCGTGGCTACCTCGACCGCGCGAGTCTGACGGCCGAGCGCTTCGTGGCCGATCCATTCGATGACCGGGGCGGACGGCTGTACCGCACGGGCGACCTGGTGCGCTGGAACAGTGAAGGCCAGCTGGAGTACCTGGGCCGCATCGACCATCAGGTGAAGGTGCGGGGCTTCCGCATCGAGCTGGGGGAGATCGAGGCGCAGTTGCTGGCGCAGCCCGAAGTGCGCGAAGCGGTGGTGGTGGCCAACGAAGGCCCGGCCGGTACGCGGCTGGTGGGCTACGTGTCGGCGCATGCGGGGCAGGCGATCGACACCGCGGCACTGAAGGACACGCTGGCCCGGGCGCTGCCGGAATACATGGTGCCGAGCCTGCTTGTGGTGCTGGAGGCGCTGCCGCTGAGCCCGAACGGCAAGGTCGAGCGCAAGGCGCTGCCGCAGCCGGAGCTCGCGCAGCAGCAGGCCTACGAAGCGCCCGAGGGCGAGGTGGAAGAGAAGCTCGCGGCGATCTGGGCCGACGTGCTGGGCGTAGCGCGCGTGGGACGTCACGACAACTTCTTCGAGATCGGCGGCCATTCGCTGGCCGTGCTGCAGGTGCAGACGAAGACCCAGGTCGAGTTCGCGGTGCAACTGCCGCTGCGCACCTATTTCGAGCGGCCGTCGCTGGCGGCCATCGGCGAGGCCGTGCGCGATGCGCGGTCGGCCGGTGCGGACGACGAAGTGGCGGAGCTGGACCAGATGGCCAGCCTGCTGGAAGCACTGGAGGATTGA